A region of Acidobacteriota bacterium DNA encodes the following proteins:
- a CDS encoding aminopeptidase P family protein, whose amino-acid sequence MRIHRRRFLTWSAAAGAAGVAAASTARSIAAPGADKPDLPPVPAAIKSLKPMKDGIVPITDAERAARREKAKRLMAEHYLSAVIFEPGTSLYYYTGFKGWWPSERPFVAVLPATGELAYVCPAFEEARARELLAPGSEVRVWQEDESPYKVVAGILKDRGVTTGAVGVEERCRFFVMNGIRKETPSLEYTDATDVTAGCRMIKSPAEIALMQRANDITIAAYKAALRTLREGMTHDELGRNINAAYEALGFQGDASVSFGVFTAFPHGSIQPQRLKEGDVVQIDDGCAVEGYRSDITRTTVFGKASQRQKDVFDLEKEAQAAAFRTAKPGMPAEAVDAAARKVITDAGFGPDYKVPGLPHRTGHGIGLDGHEWTNFVRGNKTPLAPGMCFSDEPMIAIYGEFGMRLEDCLHITENGAKFFTEPSPAIDRPFA is encoded by the coding sequence ATGCGCATCCATCGCCGCCGCTTCCTGACCTGGTCCGCCGCCGCCGGGGCCGCCGGCGTCGCCGCCGCTTCGACCGCCCGATCGATCGCCGCCCCGGGGGCCGACAAGCCAGACCTCCCCCCCGTCCCAGCCGCCATCAAGTCCCTCAAGCCGATGAAGGACGGCATCGTCCCCATCACCGACGCCGAGCGAGCCGCCCGCCGCGAGAAGGCGAAGCGCCTCATGGCCGAGCACTATCTCTCCGCCGTGATCTTCGAGCCCGGCACCAGCCTCTACTACTACACCGGATTCAAAGGATGGTGGCCGAGCGAGCGCCCCTTCGTCGCCGTCCTCCCGGCGACGGGCGAGCTCGCGTACGTCTGCCCGGCGTTCGAGGAGGCGAGAGCAAGAGAACTCCTCGCCCCCGGAAGCGAAGTCCGCGTCTGGCAGGAGGACGAGAGCCCGTACAAAGTCGTCGCCGGCATCCTGAAGGATCGCGGCGTCACGACCGGCGCCGTCGGCGTCGAGGAGCGCTGCCGCTTCTTCGTGATGAATGGAATCCGCAAGGAGACGCCGAGCCTCGAGTACACCGACGCCACCGACGTCACCGCGGGCTGCCGCATGATCAAGTCGCCGGCCGAGATCGCGCTGATGCAGCGCGCGAACGACATCACCATCGCCGCCTACAAGGCGGCCCTGAGGACGCTGAGAGAGGGAATGACGCACGACGAGCTGGGGAGAAACATCAATGCGGCGTACGAGGCGCTCGGGTTCCAGGGGGATGCCTCGGTGAGCTTCGGCGTCTTCACCGCCTTCCCGCACGGGAGCATCCAGCCGCAGAGGCTGAAGGAAGGGGACGTCGTCCAGATCGACGACGGGTGCGCCGTCGAAGGGTACAGGTCCGACATCACGCGCACGACCGTCTTCGGCAAGGCGAGCCAGAGACAGAAAGACGTCTTTGACCTCGAGAAGGAGGCGCAGGCGGCCGCCTTCCGCACGGCGAAGCCGGGGATGCCGGCCGAAGCCGTGGACGCCGCGGCGCGGAAGGTCATCACCGACGCCGGCTTCGGGCCGGACTACAAGGTGCCCGGGCTCCCCCACCGCACGGGGCACGGCATCGGCCTCGACGGCCACGAGTGGACGAACTTCGTCCGCGGAAACAAGACGCCTCTCGCGCCGGGGATGTGCTTCAGCGACGAGCCGATGATCGCGATCTACGGCGAGTTCGGGATGCGCCTCGAGGACTGCCTTCACATCACCGAGAATGGCGCGAAGTTTTTCACCGAGCCGAGCCCGGCGATCGATCGGCCGTTCGCCTGA